One genomic segment of Sminthopsis crassicaudata isolate SCR6 chromosome 4, ASM4859323v1, whole genome shotgun sequence includes these proteins:
- the CTC1 gene encoding CST complex subunit CTC1 isoform X2, whose product MLSSISALEYLDASAKCGSLLWEEVELHRSPFLNDDFERGASSRTLMVFCCTSREEQAWLQAVHSFIQKNLIPIVKHPCIQLVETVVDCVKATWASSGGAGGLNLPLSYSFVSVQELKSHQHLPCCSHLAWSSTEYQTWANKIGVNTVPLPRERLLLLGILTDLPVDLDPECRDGSLYVKDNSGTLGCELLDLDISWLGHLFLFPSWSYIPPAWQQSSLGIGHLELWCPPVPVLPLILNRGPETPIRVLYPEIASQLLQHRSKFRRQQLHLAGQLIRLSTLIKTHGKTYFILSLGGSSSASTPVPVIVQIPRQLVWHHALRPGCSYVLTNLQISVIRGYSHRIWATSPSSNLMPLDAEHIQEFNVEALISETVPSPLSVSSSFQQHCNSIPKARMLTYKGTVTKVLNGPAGLYELDGQLCLCLAYQQLPNNGRTIRPGVQLELLDVHFFHSVDGTPVLAPCLRGTVLLQGFSQQESPKQSPHSFCGIVVHLRLLLERHLGLHLYLWTAKALEEITSKLCPRLLRHRQLLQNSASGTAGVGELLLTPTLDTVAPPGISTRNVYQEILEEPHHCPLREYSQLQPLCSFPTLAALKEDGQQRAWAVFDPMTLLPLPEVTYLPSCVLNSRLSWSWICLSSSIFQPPPILLGVLVASSHRGWLQLRDQSGSLPCLPLPKPSQVFIDPRLIGSLVRVERFQLVVEREVKSNFPSWKELGMPGFIQERHTKIYVLFYLDDALILPIPSPYNSHPTRRPPQAKFPCLEEPSKVQSRLLLLSHKECLMKRNYQSSQNDGPLPPKHALSFHASGTWLGGIQRKDGDGWGLPESHGDESQDQKVFLLFFGQSIRWFEFLHPGQQYRLILPDPSPPSLLEEGDSSPLSQRILELTGYTSCLIVQDDWILEPGNTQDIPGMLGINKGLSESSLTEILSSSSPGSFVSFSAEILSRTPCVPLSGTTQQGNSQTSQRGVKLTVALDAAELASQIPIDVYIEAPHPPLPLGLLPGARVYFQQLERKISRFQNVYCRFLPSSYLRILCFPAEVPASSNLPHVYLAELQRDSPGPTQASASCHVVSVLSVQLFWLCAHCTSVCAQGQCSRQGLPCPTQASVSQANIRLLVEDGTAEAVVTCTNQQVAVALGLCPTEWETLMELVRVPGRVALNTSRPGTQPEFIDETDGSLMLFLQTLCTSSRVLRPIHLSFELERKPTRVTTSEPPRLHRFQFGEIPVLTHMVPRLSLSCLSLRDPEVPHILSS is encoded by the exons TTTTGTCTCTGTGCAGGAGCTTAAGTCCCATCAACACCTCCCGTGCTGTAGCCATTTGGCATGGAGCAGTACTGAATACCAGACTTGGGCTAATAAAATTGGAGTGAATACAGTTCCCCTGCCAAGGGAGAGGCTGCTACTTCTAGGAATACTGACTGACCTGCCAGTGGATTTGGACCCAGAGTGCAGGGATGGAAGCCTCTATGTGAAGGACAACAGTGGGACATTGGGCTGTGAG CTCTTGGACCTTGACATTTCATGGCTGGGccacctcttccttttccctagcTGGAGTTATATCCCCCCTGCCTGGCAACAGAGCTCCTTGGGAATTGGGCATTTGGAGTTGTGGTGCCCCCCAGTGCCTGTGTTGCCTTTGATCCTCAATCGTGGCCCTGAGACTCCCATAAGAGTTCTCTACCCAGAGATTGCATCTCAACTGCTCCAGCACAG aaGCAAGTTTAGAAGGCAGCAACTACATCTGGCGGGGCAACTGATAAGATTAAGTACATTGATAAAGACCCATGGAAAGACCTACTTCATCCTGTCATTGGGAGGCTCCTCTTCAGCTTCCACTCCTGTGCCTGTCATTGTACAG ATCCCTAGGCAGTTGGTGTGGCACCATGCGCTACGTCCTGGCTGTTCATATGTGCTGACAAATCTGCAGATATCCGTGATCCGTGGTTACTCTCATCGTATCTGGGCAACTAGCCCCTCTTCCAACTTGATGCCCCTAGATGCTGAGCATATACAAGAATTTAATGTGGAAGCACTTATATCGGAGACTGTCCCCAGCCCCCTCTCTGTATCCAGCAGCTTCCAGCAACATTGTAACTCCATTCCTAAAGCCAGGATGTTAACATACAAG GGGACAGTTACCAAAGTGCTGAATGGTCCTGCTGGCCTATATGAACTAGATGGACAGCTGTGTCTCTGCCTTGCCTATCAGCAACTCCCTAATAATGGGCGGACAATCAGACCAGGAGTCCAGCTAgag CTCCTAGATGTTCACTTCTTCCACTCTGTGGATGGAACTCCCGTGCTTGCCCCCTGCCTCCGAGGGACTGTCTTGCTTCAGGGTTTTTCTCAACAGGAATCTCCAAAGCAGTCTCCCCACTCATTCTGTGGGATTGTTGTACATCTACGGCTATTACTAGAACGTCACCTGGGACTTCACCTCTACCTGTGGACAGCCAAGGCCCTGGAGGAGATAACTAGCAA GCTGTGTCCTCGTTTACTGAGACACCGTCAGCTGCTACAAAACTCAGCTTCTGGGACCGCTGGAGTTGGAGAGCTGCTTCTGACTCCCACACTGGATACTGTAGCCCCACCTGGGATATCCACCCGGAATGTATATCAAGAAATCCTAGAGGAGCCACATCATTGTCCTCTCCGGGAG TATTCTCAGCTACAGCCCCTATGTTCCTTCCCAACTTTGGCTGCTCTCAAGGAGGATGGACAGCAAAGGGCCTGGGCAGTTTTTGACCCTATGACTCTGTTACCTTTGCCTGAAGTAACCTACCTACCAAGTTGTGTGCTCAATTCCCGTCTGTCCTGGTCCTGGATCTgtttatcatcctccattttccaaccACCTCCA ATACTCCTAGGGGTCCTGGTGGCTTCATCTCATCGGGGATGGCTGCAGCTTCGAGACCAAAGTGGTTCTTTACCCTGTCTGCCCCTGCCTAAGCCTTCTCAAGTTTTTATTGATCCTCGGCTCATAG GCTCCCTTGTGCGGGTGGAACGGTTCCAACTGGTAGTAGAGAGAGAAGTGAAGAGCAACTTTCCTTCTTGGAAGGAGCTGGGAATGCCAGGATTTATCCAGGAGCGCCATACCAA aatcTATGTCCTCTTTTATCTGGATGATGCGCTGATCCTGCCCATTCCCAGTCCGTACAATAGTCATCCTACACGAAGACCTCCTCAAGCAAAATTTCCCTGCTTGGAAGAGCCTTCTAAAGTGCAAAGCCGGCTTTTGCTGCTGTCTCACAAGGAATGTCTGATGAAACGGAATTATCAATCCTCTCAGAACGATGGTCCTTTGCCTCCCAAGCACGCTCTTAGTTTCCATGCATCAGGCACCTGGCTAGGAGGGATCCAAAGGAAAGATGGGGATGGCTGGGGTCTGCCAGAGTCCCATGGAGATGAGAGCCAGGACCAAAAG gtttttctcctcttctttggCCAATCTATCCGATGGTTTGAATTCCTGCACCCTGGGCAGCAGTATAGACTCATCCTTCCTGACCCTTCT CCTCCAAGTCTGTTAGAAGAGGGGGACTCTTCCCCTCTTTCACAGCGAATCCTGGAGTTGACTGGCTATACTTCCTGCCTTATTGTCCAGGATGACTGGATCCTGGAACCTGGGAACACCCAGGACATTCCAGGTATGCTGGGGATAAACAAGGGACTCTCTGAATCTTCCCTGACGGAGATTCTCAGTAGCAG TTCCCCAGGCTCATTTGTGTCCTTCTCTGCCGAAATTTTGTCCAGGACACCTTGTGTGCCACTTTCAGGAACAACCCAGCAAG GAAATTCCCAGACTTCTCAGCGTGGGGTAAAGTTAACTGTGGCCTTGGATGCTGCTGAATTGGCCTCTCAAATTCCCATTGATGTCTATATAGAGGCTCCACATCCACCCTTACCACTGGGGCTGCTTCCAGGAGCCCGAGTCTATTTTCAGCAGTTAGAAAGAAAGATCTCCAG GTTCCAAAATGTTTATTGTCGTTTCCTGCCATCCAGCTACCTCCGAATCCTGTGTTTCCCTGCTGAGGTTCCAGCCAG CTCCAACTTGCCCCATGTCTACCTGGCAGAACTACAGAGGGATTCTCCAGGGCCAACCCAGGCCAGTGCTTCCTGTCATGTAGTATCTGTCCTCAGTGTCCAGCTCTTCTGGCTCTGTGCACACTGTACCAGTGTTTGTGCTCAG GGACAGTGTAGTAGACAGGGTCTTCCGTGTCCCACGCAGGCATCTGTGAGTCAGGCTAACATCAG GCTACTGGTAGAAGATGGAACTGCAGAAGCTGTAGTGACCTGTACCAACCAACAGGTGGCAGTAGCTCTAGGCCTGTGTCCTACTGAGTGGGAAACCCTAATGGAGCTAGTCAGAGTACCGGGGAGAGTTGCCCTAAACACTAGCAGACCTGGAACCCAGCCTGAG TTCATTGATGAAACAGATGGTTCCCTGATGCTCTTCCTTCAGACACTCTGTACCAGCTCCCGTGTCCTCCGACCTattcatctttcttttgaacttgaGAGGAAACCCACAAGAGTCACAACATCAG aacCACCTCGGCTACATCGGTTCCAATTTGGTGAAATTCCTGTCTTGACACATATGGTTCCCAGACTCAGCCTTTCCTGTCTTTCTCTCAGAGACCCTGAAGTCCCCCACATCTTGAGTTCCTGA
- the CTC1 gene encoding CST complex subunit CTC1 isoform X4 has translation MAVEEVASSSLEQAWLQAVHSFIQKNLIPIVKHPCIQLVETVVDCVKATWASSGGAGGLNLPLSYSFVSVQELKSHQHLPCCSHLAWSSTEYQTWANKIGVNTVPLPRERLLLLGILTDLPVDLDPECRDGSLYVKDNSGTLGCELLDLDISWLGHLFLFPSWSYIPPAWQQSSLGIGHLELWCPPVPVLPLILNRGPETPIRVLYPEIASQLLQHRSKFRRQQLHLAGQLIRLSTLIKTHGKTYFILSLGGSSSASTPVPVIVQIPRQLVWHHALRPGCSYVLTNLQISVIRGYSHRIWATSPSSNLMPLDAEHIQEFNVEALISETVPSPLSVSSSFQQHCNSIPKARMLTYKGTVTKVLNGPAGLYELDGQLCLCLAYQQLPNNGRTIRPGVQLELLDVHFFHSVDGTPVLAPCLRGTVLLQGFSQQESPKQSPHSFCGIVVHLRLLLERHLGLHLYLWTAKALEEITSKLCPRLLRHRQLLQNSASGTAGVGELLLTPTLDTVAPPGISTRNVYQEILEEPHHCPLREYSQLQPLCSFPTLAALKEDGQQRAWAVFDPMTLLPLPEVTYLPSCVLNSRLSWSWICLSSSIFQPPPILLGVLVASSHRGWLQLRDQSGSLPCLPLPKPSQVFIDPRLIGSLVRVERFQLVVEREVKSNFPSWKELGMPGFIQERHTKIYVLFYLDDALILPIPSPYNSHPTRRPPQAKFPCLEEPSKVQSRLLLLSHKECLMKRNYQSSQNDGPLPPKHALSFHASGTWLGGIQRKDGDGWGLPESHGDESQDQKVFLLFFGQSIRWFEFLHPGQQYRLILPDPSPPSLLEEGDSSPLSQRILELTGYTSCLIVQDDWILEPGNTQDIPGMLGINKGLSESSLTEILSSSSPGSFVSFSAEILSRTPCVPLSGTTQQGNSQTSQRGVKLTVALDAAELASQIPIDVYIEAPHPPLPLGLLPGARVYFQQLERKISRFQNVYCRFLPSSYLRILCFPAEVPASSNLPHVYLAELQRDSPGPTQASASCHVVSVLSVQLFWLCAHCTSVCAQGQCSRQGLPCPTQASVSQANIRLLVEDGTAEAVVTCTNQQVAVALGLCPTEWETLMELVRVPGRVALNTSRPGTQPEFIDETDGSLMLFLQTLCTSSRVLRPIHLSFELERKPTRVTTSEPPRLHRFQFGEIPVLTHMVPRLSLSCLSLRDPEVPHILSS, from the exons TTTTGTCTCTGTGCAGGAGCTTAAGTCCCATCAACACCTCCCGTGCTGTAGCCATTTGGCATGGAGCAGTACTGAATACCAGACTTGGGCTAATAAAATTGGAGTGAATACAGTTCCCCTGCCAAGGGAGAGGCTGCTACTTCTAGGAATACTGACTGACCTGCCAGTGGATTTGGACCCAGAGTGCAGGGATGGAAGCCTCTATGTGAAGGACAACAGTGGGACATTGGGCTGTGAG CTCTTGGACCTTGACATTTCATGGCTGGGccacctcttccttttccctagcTGGAGTTATATCCCCCCTGCCTGGCAACAGAGCTCCTTGGGAATTGGGCATTTGGAGTTGTGGTGCCCCCCAGTGCCTGTGTTGCCTTTGATCCTCAATCGTGGCCCTGAGACTCCCATAAGAGTTCTCTACCCAGAGATTGCATCTCAACTGCTCCAGCACAG aaGCAAGTTTAGAAGGCAGCAACTACATCTGGCGGGGCAACTGATAAGATTAAGTACATTGATAAAGACCCATGGAAAGACCTACTTCATCCTGTCATTGGGAGGCTCCTCTTCAGCTTCCACTCCTGTGCCTGTCATTGTACAG ATCCCTAGGCAGTTGGTGTGGCACCATGCGCTACGTCCTGGCTGTTCATATGTGCTGACAAATCTGCAGATATCCGTGATCCGTGGTTACTCTCATCGTATCTGGGCAACTAGCCCCTCTTCCAACTTGATGCCCCTAGATGCTGAGCATATACAAGAATTTAATGTGGAAGCACTTATATCGGAGACTGTCCCCAGCCCCCTCTCTGTATCCAGCAGCTTCCAGCAACATTGTAACTCCATTCCTAAAGCCAGGATGTTAACATACAAG GGGACAGTTACCAAAGTGCTGAATGGTCCTGCTGGCCTATATGAACTAGATGGACAGCTGTGTCTCTGCCTTGCCTATCAGCAACTCCCTAATAATGGGCGGACAATCAGACCAGGAGTCCAGCTAgag CTCCTAGATGTTCACTTCTTCCACTCTGTGGATGGAACTCCCGTGCTTGCCCCCTGCCTCCGAGGGACTGTCTTGCTTCAGGGTTTTTCTCAACAGGAATCTCCAAAGCAGTCTCCCCACTCATTCTGTGGGATTGTTGTACATCTACGGCTATTACTAGAACGTCACCTGGGACTTCACCTCTACCTGTGGACAGCCAAGGCCCTGGAGGAGATAACTAGCAA GCTGTGTCCTCGTTTACTGAGACACCGTCAGCTGCTACAAAACTCAGCTTCTGGGACCGCTGGAGTTGGAGAGCTGCTTCTGACTCCCACACTGGATACTGTAGCCCCACCTGGGATATCCACCCGGAATGTATATCAAGAAATCCTAGAGGAGCCACATCATTGTCCTCTCCGGGAG TATTCTCAGCTACAGCCCCTATGTTCCTTCCCAACTTTGGCTGCTCTCAAGGAGGATGGACAGCAAAGGGCCTGGGCAGTTTTTGACCCTATGACTCTGTTACCTTTGCCTGAAGTAACCTACCTACCAAGTTGTGTGCTCAATTCCCGTCTGTCCTGGTCCTGGATCTgtttatcatcctccattttccaaccACCTCCA ATACTCCTAGGGGTCCTGGTGGCTTCATCTCATCGGGGATGGCTGCAGCTTCGAGACCAAAGTGGTTCTTTACCCTGTCTGCCCCTGCCTAAGCCTTCTCAAGTTTTTATTGATCCTCGGCTCATAG GCTCCCTTGTGCGGGTGGAACGGTTCCAACTGGTAGTAGAGAGAGAAGTGAAGAGCAACTTTCCTTCTTGGAAGGAGCTGGGAATGCCAGGATTTATCCAGGAGCGCCATACCAA aatcTATGTCCTCTTTTATCTGGATGATGCGCTGATCCTGCCCATTCCCAGTCCGTACAATAGTCATCCTACACGAAGACCTCCTCAAGCAAAATTTCCCTGCTTGGAAGAGCCTTCTAAAGTGCAAAGCCGGCTTTTGCTGCTGTCTCACAAGGAATGTCTGATGAAACGGAATTATCAATCCTCTCAGAACGATGGTCCTTTGCCTCCCAAGCACGCTCTTAGTTTCCATGCATCAGGCACCTGGCTAGGAGGGATCCAAAGGAAAGATGGGGATGGCTGGGGTCTGCCAGAGTCCCATGGAGATGAGAGCCAGGACCAAAAG gtttttctcctcttctttggCCAATCTATCCGATGGTTTGAATTCCTGCACCCTGGGCAGCAGTATAGACTCATCCTTCCTGACCCTTCT CCTCCAAGTCTGTTAGAAGAGGGGGACTCTTCCCCTCTTTCACAGCGAATCCTGGAGTTGACTGGCTATACTTCCTGCCTTATTGTCCAGGATGACTGGATCCTGGAACCTGGGAACACCCAGGACATTCCAGGTATGCTGGGGATAAACAAGGGACTCTCTGAATCTTCCCTGACGGAGATTCTCAGTAGCAG TTCCCCAGGCTCATTTGTGTCCTTCTCTGCCGAAATTTTGTCCAGGACACCTTGTGTGCCACTTTCAGGAACAACCCAGCAAG GAAATTCCCAGACTTCTCAGCGTGGGGTAAAGTTAACTGTGGCCTTGGATGCTGCTGAATTGGCCTCTCAAATTCCCATTGATGTCTATATAGAGGCTCCACATCCACCCTTACCACTGGGGCTGCTTCCAGGAGCCCGAGTCTATTTTCAGCAGTTAGAAAGAAAGATCTCCAG GTTCCAAAATGTTTATTGTCGTTTCCTGCCATCCAGCTACCTCCGAATCCTGTGTTTCCCTGCTGAGGTTCCAGCCAG CTCCAACTTGCCCCATGTCTACCTGGCAGAACTACAGAGGGATTCTCCAGGGCCAACCCAGGCCAGTGCTTCCTGTCATGTAGTATCTGTCCTCAGTGTCCAGCTCTTCTGGCTCTGTGCACACTGTACCAGTGTTTGTGCTCAG GGACAGTGTAGTAGACAGGGTCTTCCGTGTCCCACGCAGGCATCTGTGAGTCAGGCTAACATCAG GCTACTGGTAGAAGATGGAACTGCAGAAGCTGTAGTGACCTGTACCAACCAACAGGTGGCAGTAGCTCTAGGCCTGTGTCCTACTGAGTGGGAAACCCTAATGGAGCTAGTCAGAGTACCGGGGAGAGTTGCCCTAAACACTAGCAGACCTGGAACCCAGCCTGAG TTCATTGATGAAACAGATGGTTCCCTGATGCTCTTCCTTCAGACACTCTGTACCAGCTCCCGTGTCCTCCGACCTattcatctttcttttgaacttgaGAGGAAACCCACAAGAGTCACAACATCAG aacCACCTCGGCTACATCGGTTCCAATTTGGTGAAATTCCTGTCTTGACACATATGGTTCCCAGACTCAGCCTTTCCTGTCTTTCTCTCAGAGACCCTGAAGTCCCCCACATCTTGAGTTCCTGA
- the CTC1 gene encoding CST complex subunit CTC1 isoform X1, with protein MLSSISALEYLDASAKCGSLLWEEVELHRSPFLNDDFERGASSRTLMVFCCTSREEQAWLQAVHSFIQKNLIPIVKHPCIQLVETVVDCVKATWASSGGAGGLNLPLSYSFVSVQELKSHQHLPCCSHLAWSSTEYQTWANKIGVNTVPLPRERLLLLGILTDLPVDLDPECRDGSLYVKDNSGTLGCELLDLDISWLGHLFLFPSWSYIPPAWQQSSLGIGHLELWCPPVPVLPLILNRGPETPIRVLYPEIASQLLQHRSKFRRQQLHLAGQLIRLSTLIKTHGKTYFILSLGGSSSASTPVPVIVQIPRQLVWHHALRPGCSYVLTNLQISVIRGYSHRIWATSPSSNLMPLDAEHIQEFNVEALISETVPSPLSVSSSFQQHCNSIPKARMLTYKGTVTKVLNGPAGLYELDGQLCLCLAYQQLPNNGRTIRPGVQLELLDVHFFHSVDGTPVLAPCLRGTVLLQGFSQQESPKQSPHSFCGIVVHLRLLLERHLGLHLYLWTAKALEEITSKLCPRLLRHRQLLQNSASGTAGVGELLLTPTLDTVAPPGISTRNVYQEILEEPHHCPLREYSQLQPLCSFPTLAALKEDGQQRAWAVFDPMTLLPLPEVTYLPSCVLNSRLSWSWICLSSSIFQPPPILLGVLVASSHRGWLQLRDQSGSLPCLPLPKPSQVFIDPRLIGSLVRVERFQLVVEREVKSNFPSWKELGMPGFIQERHTKIYVLFYLDDALILPIPSPYNSHPTRRPPQAKFPCLEEPSKVQSRLLLLSHKECLMKRNYQSSQNDGPLPPKHALSFHASGTWLGGIQRKDGDGWGLPESHGDESQDQKVFLLFFGQSIRWFEFLHPGQQYRLILPDPSQPPSLLEEGDSSPLSQRILELTGYTSCLIVQDDWILEPGNTQDIPGMLGINKGLSESSLTEILSSSSPGSFVSFSAEILSRTPCVPLSGTTQQGNSQTSQRGVKLTVALDAAELASQIPIDVYIEAPHPPLPLGLLPGARVYFQQLERKISRFQNVYCRFLPSSYLRILCFPAEVPASSNLPHVYLAELQRDSPGPTQASASCHVVSVLSVQLFWLCAHCTSVCAQGQCSRQGLPCPTQASVSQANIRLLVEDGTAEAVVTCTNQQVAVALGLCPTEWETLMELVRVPGRVALNTSRPGTQPEFIDETDGSLMLFLQTLCTSSRVLRPIHLSFELERKPTRVTTSEPPRLHRFQFGEIPVLTHMVPRLSLSCLSLRDPEVPHILSS; from the exons TTTTGTCTCTGTGCAGGAGCTTAAGTCCCATCAACACCTCCCGTGCTGTAGCCATTTGGCATGGAGCAGTACTGAATACCAGACTTGGGCTAATAAAATTGGAGTGAATACAGTTCCCCTGCCAAGGGAGAGGCTGCTACTTCTAGGAATACTGACTGACCTGCCAGTGGATTTGGACCCAGAGTGCAGGGATGGAAGCCTCTATGTGAAGGACAACAGTGGGACATTGGGCTGTGAG CTCTTGGACCTTGACATTTCATGGCTGGGccacctcttccttttccctagcTGGAGTTATATCCCCCCTGCCTGGCAACAGAGCTCCTTGGGAATTGGGCATTTGGAGTTGTGGTGCCCCCCAGTGCCTGTGTTGCCTTTGATCCTCAATCGTGGCCCTGAGACTCCCATAAGAGTTCTCTACCCAGAGATTGCATCTCAACTGCTCCAGCACAG aaGCAAGTTTAGAAGGCAGCAACTACATCTGGCGGGGCAACTGATAAGATTAAGTACATTGATAAAGACCCATGGAAAGACCTACTTCATCCTGTCATTGGGAGGCTCCTCTTCAGCTTCCACTCCTGTGCCTGTCATTGTACAG ATCCCTAGGCAGTTGGTGTGGCACCATGCGCTACGTCCTGGCTGTTCATATGTGCTGACAAATCTGCAGATATCCGTGATCCGTGGTTACTCTCATCGTATCTGGGCAACTAGCCCCTCTTCCAACTTGATGCCCCTAGATGCTGAGCATATACAAGAATTTAATGTGGAAGCACTTATATCGGAGACTGTCCCCAGCCCCCTCTCTGTATCCAGCAGCTTCCAGCAACATTGTAACTCCATTCCTAAAGCCAGGATGTTAACATACAAG GGGACAGTTACCAAAGTGCTGAATGGTCCTGCTGGCCTATATGAACTAGATGGACAGCTGTGTCTCTGCCTTGCCTATCAGCAACTCCCTAATAATGGGCGGACAATCAGACCAGGAGTCCAGCTAgag CTCCTAGATGTTCACTTCTTCCACTCTGTGGATGGAACTCCCGTGCTTGCCCCCTGCCTCCGAGGGACTGTCTTGCTTCAGGGTTTTTCTCAACAGGAATCTCCAAAGCAGTCTCCCCACTCATTCTGTGGGATTGTTGTACATCTACGGCTATTACTAGAACGTCACCTGGGACTTCACCTCTACCTGTGGACAGCCAAGGCCCTGGAGGAGATAACTAGCAA GCTGTGTCCTCGTTTACTGAGACACCGTCAGCTGCTACAAAACTCAGCTTCTGGGACCGCTGGAGTTGGAGAGCTGCTTCTGACTCCCACACTGGATACTGTAGCCCCACCTGGGATATCCACCCGGAATGTATATCAAGAAATCCTAGAGGAGCCACATCATTGTCCTCTCCGGGAG TATTCTCAGCTACAGCCCCTATGTTCCTTCCCAACTTTGGCTGCTCTCAAGGAGGATGGACAGCAAAGGGCCTGGGCAGTTTTTGACCCTATGACTCTGTTACCTTTGCCTGAAGTAACCTACCTACCAAGTTGTGTGCTCAATTCCCGTCTGTCCTGGTCCTGGATCTgtttatcatcctccattttccaaccACCTCCA ATACTCCTAGGGGTCCTGGTGGCTTCATCTCATCGGGGATGGCTGCAGCTTCGAGACCAAAGTGGTTCTTTACCCTGTCTGCCCCTGCCTAAGCCTTCTCAAGTTTTTATTGATCCTCGGCTCATAG GCTCCCTTGTGCGGGTGGAACGGTTCCAACTGGTAGTAGAGAGAGAAGTGAAGAGCAACTTTCCTTCTTGGAAGGAGCTGGGAATGCCAGGATTTATCCAGGAGCGCCATACCAA aatcTATGTCCTCTTTTATCTGGATGATGCGCTGATCCTGCCCATTCCCAGTCCGTACAATAGTCATCCTACACGAAGACCTCCTCAAGCAAAATTTCCCTGCTTGGAAGAGCCTTCTAAAGTGCAAAGCCGGCTTTTGCTGCTGTCTCACAAGGAATGTCTGATGAAACGGAATTATCAATCCTCTCAGAACGATGGTCCTTTGCCTCCCAAGCACGCTCTTAGTTTCCATGCATCAGGCACCTGGCTAGGAGGGATCCAAAGGAAAGATGGGGATGGCTGGGGTCTGCCAGAGTCCCATGGAGATGAGAGCCAGGACCAAAAG gtttttctcctcttctttggCCAATCTATCCGATGGTTTGAATTCCTGCACCCTGGGCAGCAGTATAGACTCATCCTTCCTGACCCTTCT CAGCCTCCAAGTCTGTTAGAAGAGGGGGACTCTTCCCCTCTTTCACAGCGAATCCTGGAGTTGACTGGCTATACTTCCTGCCTTATTGTCCAGGATGACTGGATCCTGGAACCTGGGAACACCCAGGACATTCCAGGTATGCTGGGGATAAACAAGGGACTCTCTGAATCTTCCCTGACGGAGATTCTCAGTAGCAG TTCCCCAGGCTCATTTGTGTCCTTCTCTGCCGAAATTTTGTCCAGGACACCTTGTGTGCCACTTTCAGGAACAACCCAGCAAG GAAATTCCCAGACTTCTCAGCGTGGGGTAAAGTTAACTGTGGCCTTGGATGCTGCTGAATTGGCCTCTCAAATTCCCATTGATGTCTATATAGAGGCTCCACATCCACCCTTACCACTGGGGCTGCTTCCAGGAGCCCGAGTCTATTTTCAGCAGTTAGAAAGAAAGATCTCCAG GTTCCAAAATGTTTATTGTCGTTTCCTGCCATCCAGCTACCTCCGAATCCTGTGTTTCCCTGCTGAGGTTCCAGCCAG CTCCAACTTGCCCCATGTCTACCTGGCAGAACTACAGAGGGATTCTCCAGGGCCAACCCAGGCCAGTGCTTCCTGTCATGTAGTATCTGTCCTCAGTGTCCAGCTCTTCTGGCTCTGTGCACACTGTACCAGTGTTTGTGCTCAG GGACAGTGTAGTAGACAGGGTCTTCCGTGTCCCACGCAGGCATCTGTGAGTCAGGCTAACATCAG GCTACTGGTAGAAGATGGAACTGCAGAAGCTGTAGTGACCTGTACCAACCAACAGGTGGCAGTAGCTCTAGGCCTGTGTCCTACTGAGTGGGAAACCCTAATGGAGCTAGTCAGAGTACCGGGGAGAGTTGCCCTAAACACTAGCAGACCTGGAACCCAGCCTGAG TTCATTGATGAAACAGATGGTTCCCTGATGCTCTTCCTTCAGACACTCTGTACCAGCTCCCGTGTCCTCCGACCTattcatctttcttttgaacttgaGAGGAAACCCACAAGAGTCACAACATCAG aacCACCTCGGCTACATCGGTTCCAATTTGGTGAAATTCCTGTCTTGACACATATGGTTCCCAGACTCAGCCTTTCCTGTCTTTCTCTCAGAGACCCTGAAGTCCCCCACATCTTGAGTTCCTGA